One Salvia splendens isolate huo1 chromosome 22, SspV2, whole genome shotgun sequence DNA segment encodes these proteins:
- the LOC121786275 gene encoding uncharacterized protein LOC121786275 isoform X1, translating into MEMESTRRSFDRSLSKEPGPKKPRLTEDPAAADRIANCRAGFVQRPAVSNPAVGGGPRAQKDRDSESSDSVRGPFQHQSAAQLHQELVSQYKTALAELTFNSKPIITNLTIIAGESLPAAKAIAAAICNNIIEVPREQKLPSLYLLDSIVKNIGRDYIKHFASRLPEVFCKAYRQVDPSIHQGMRHLFGTWKGVFPPQSLQLIERELGFTSAANVSAAPRTETQAQRPAHSIHVNPKYLEARQRLQTSRSIEKHQRDQVSDTAREKSSGVPFADSDYGSGVLGRSGLGSGRMTEHLKEPGYDRTWDESGSDMIGMPHQKNGFGLKHGSESYITHEPANFDLDLQHKKNISSRNTNGMRDNWKDSEEEEYTWSEMNTRPTVADAPTKNQWAPANYDRMDFESHLSGHQNIHDIGSRDDDEVSVDSISMDRSQVASGAQVPLWSQKFHRPEESMHLGTGKTLSVQSEGYPTRLKSSQSTMGKTHSQSQLSQTHIGTPSFKFPMNEAPLSKASMSQERQTLAPSSSARSLVHQRPPSSSVSSHSQNHFLNNFADRNPTATGPPTDPRRRPGQKNTNYRDQVPEDPPMPTREVNQASTQKPHPASLRSTPALMPPTQQRKHTPASLRRSIEVPQSESSAPEHRMPSHISGSETMGNSSSDQSNHFTVDSPGKSITSSLTGSLNDPSSFQETRPGSSRNILHGTVVPPALSEKKAERPHLPTVLPSSLASIGSEKMPSAVNSTSNPFSSLLSSLVAKGLISSSKSDPVPSTLPKPDQPMDDVPETASTSSAPVSSVPVTLSKPIVSARDEPYSSESTLKASDRLALPTEKIKHLIGFEFKPDVVRKFHPDVISDLLCDLPHLCIICGCKLKFQEQLDRHMEWHASKVPEDDPMSKMSRSWYTNVVDWVAEVGSTHLDSSPLDIGGSGDILESNEPLVPADESQCACILCGELFEDFYNQEKGEWMFKGALYLTIPSPNEGLGATSDGLFLSPIVHSDCISEDTMNDLGLAYDIKMGLDLLLLKVSCQHCFPYHVPDLL; encoded by the exons ATGGAAATGGAGAGCACACGAAGATCGTTTGATAGATCTCTCTCGAAAGAACCGGGACCGAAGAAGCCTAGGCTCACAGAGGATCCTGCCGCAGCGGATCGAATCGCCAATTGCCGTGCCGGATTTGTGCAACGTCCAGCTGTTTCGAACCCTGCCGTCGGAGGAGGCCCGAGGGCCCAGAAGGACCGGGATTCGGAGAGTAGTGATTCTGTTCGGGGGCCCTTTCAACACCAGTCAGCGGCGCAGTTGCATCAGGAACTGGTGTCTCAGTACAAGACTGCGTTGGCTGAGCTGACTTTCAATTCCAAGCCCATAATAACCAACCTGACGATTATTGCCGGCGAGAGTTTGCCTGCGGCCAAGGCCATTGCAGCGGCTATCTGCAACAATATTATTGAG GTTCCTAGAGAGCAAAAACTGCCGTCTCTGTATCTACTGGACAGTATTGTGAAAAACATTGGGAGAGATTACATAAAACACTTCGCTTCCAGATTACCAGAG GTCTTCTGTAAGGCATACAGACAGGTCGATCCTTCAATACACCAAGGTATGCGGCACCTCTTTGGCACCTGGAAGGGAGTCTTCCCTCCACAGTCACTTCAACTGATTGAGAGGGAGCTTGGATTCACCTCTGCAGCTAATGTTTCAGCAGCTCCTAGAACTGAAACACAAGCTCAACGTCCTGCACATAGCATTCATGTAAACCCTAAGTATTTGGAGGCAAGGCAGCGACTGCAAACAAGCAGG TCTATCGAGAAACATCAAAGAGATCAAGTAAGTGATACAGCTCGTGAGAAAAGTTCTGGTGTACCATTTGCGGATTCTGATTATGGTTCTGGTGTCTTGGGGCGTTCGGGCTTGGGAAGTGGAAGGATGACAGAACACCTTAAAGAGCCTGGATATGACAGGACCTGGGATGAGTCTGGCAGTGATATGATTGGGATGCCACATCAAAAGAATGGTTTTGGTCTGAAGCATGGATCAGAAAGCTATATTACCCATGAGCCAGCAAATTTTGACTTAGATCTACAGCACAAGAAAAATATATCCAGTAGGAACACAAATGGGATGAGGGATAACTGGAAAGACTCTGAGGAGGAAGAGTATACCTGGAGCGAGATGAACACTAGACCAACTGTAGCTGATGCTCCAACTAAAAATCAATGGGCACCAGCCAATTATGATAGAATG GATTTTGAAAGCCATCTCTCAGGGCATCAAAATATACATGATATTGGATCAAGGGATGATGATGAAGTCTCAGTTGATTCCATTTCCATGGATCGTAGTCAAGTGGCATCTGGGGCTCAAGTGCCATTGTGGTCACAAAAGTTTCACCGACCAGAAGAAAGCATGCATTTAGGGACTGGTAAAACCTTATCAGTTCAGTCTGAGGGATATCCAACTCGGCTGAAGAGCTCCCAAAGTACAATGGGCAAGACCCATTCTCAGTCACAGCTCAGTCAAACTCATATTGGAACCCCAAGCTTTAAGTTCCCAATGAACGAAGCACCTTTATCTAAAGCATCTATGAGTCAAGAGCGACAGACTCTTGCCCCTTCATCCTCAGCACGATCATTAGTGCATCAACGTCCTCCCTCATCCTCTGTTTCTTCACACAGTCagaatcattttttaaataatttcgCTGACCGTAACCCCACTGCTACAGGCCCTCCTACAGATCCTAGAAGGCGTCCAGGGCAAAAGAACACGAACTATCGTGACCAAGTTCCAGAGGATCCTCCTATGCCAACCCGAGAAGTTAATCAGGCCAGCACACAGAAGCCGCATCCTGCAAGTTTACGGTCTACACCTGCTTTGATGCCTCCCACTCAACAGAGGAAACACACTCCCGCTTCTCTACGAAGAAGTATTGAAGTCCCCCAATCTGAGTCTTCTGCGCCAGAACACCGCATGCCGTCACATATTTCAGGCTCTGAAACGATGGGGAATTCGTCTTCTGACCAATCAAATCATTTTACTGTTGATTCCCCTGGAAAATCCATTACTAGTTCATTAACAGGTAGCTTAAATGACCCTAGTAGCTTTCAAGAAACCAGGCCTGGTTCATCTCGAAATATTTTACATGGAACTGTAGTCCCCCCTGCACTTTCTGAGAAGAAGGCAGAAAGGCCACACTTGCCAACTGTGCTACCTTCTTCATTAGCAAGTATTGGTTCAGAGAAGATGCCAAGTGCAGTTAACTCCACCTCTAATCCTTTTTCCAGTCTCTTAAGCTCATTGGTTGCCAAAGGCCTGATATCTTCTTCGAAGTCTGATCCTGTGCCGTCCACCTTACCTAAACCTGATCAACCTATGGATGATGTCCCTGAGACTGCAAGTACTAGTTCAGCTCCAGTATCTTCTGTTCCAGTCACCTTGTCAAAACCTATTGTGTCTGCTAGAGATGAGCCATATTCATCAGAGTCTACTCTCAAGGCTTCTGACAGATTGGCCCTCCCAACAGAAAAGATAAAACATCTCATTGGTTTTGAGTTCAAACCAGATGTAGTCCGTAAGTTCCATCCAGATGTGATTAGTGACCTCCTCTGTGACCTTCCACATCTTTGCATCATATGTGGTTGTAAACTTAAATttcaagaacagcttgacagacACATGGAATGGCATGCATCAAAGGTTCCTGAGGATGATCCCATGAGCAAGATGTCAAGGAGTTGGTACACAAATGTAGTTGATTGGGTTGCAGAAGTTGGTAGTACTCATCTTGATAGTAGTCCTTTGGACATAGGAGGTTCAGGTGATATACTGGAAAGTAATGAGCCGTTGGTCCCCGCAGATGAGAGTCAATGTGCATGTATATTGTGCGGTGAGCTGTTTGAAGACTTCTACAACCAAGAAAAAGGCGAATGGATGTTTAAAGGAGCACTTTACTTGACCATCCCATCCCCGAATGAAGGACTTGGAGCAACAAGTGATGGTTTGTTTCTTAGTCCCATAGTCCATTCTGACTGTATATCAGAAGACACTATGAATGACTTGGGGCTAGCTTATGACATCAAAATG GGCTTGGACTTGCTGCTGCTGAAGGTATCGTGCCAGCATTGCTTTCCGTATCATGTTCCTGATCTCTTATAG
- the LOC121786275 gene encoding uncharacterized protein LOC121786275 isoform X2 — MEMESTRRSFDRSLSKEPGPKKPRLTEDPAAADRIANCRAGFVQRPAVSNPAVGGGPRAQKDRDSESSDSVRGPFQHQSAAQLHQELVSQYKTALAELTFNSKPIITNLTIIAGESLPAAKAIAAAICNNIIEVPREQKLPSLYLLDSIVKNIGRDYIKHFASRLPEVFCKAYRQVDPSIHQGMRHLFGTWKGVFPPQSLQLIERELGFTSAANVSAAPRTETQAQRPAHSIHVNPKYLEARQRLQTSRSIEKHQRDQVSDTAREKSSGVPFADSDYGSGVLGRSGLGSGRMTEHLKEPGYDRTWDESGSDMIGMPHQKNGFGLKHGSESYITHEPANFDLDLQHKKNISSRNTNGMRDNWKDSEEEEYTWSEMNTRPTVADAPTKNQWAPANYDRMDFESHLSGHQNIHDIGSRDDDEVSVDSISMDRSQVASGAQVPLWSQKFHRPEESMHLGTGKTLSVQSEGYPTRLKSSQSTMGKTHSQSQLSQTHIGTPSFKFPMNEAPLSKASMSQERQTLAPSSSARSLVHQRPPTDPRRRPGQKNTNYRDQVPEDPPMPTREVNQASTQKPHPASLRSTPALMPPTQQRKHTPASLRRSIEVPQSESSAPEHRMPSHISGSETMGNSSSDQSNHFTVDSPGKSITSSLTGSLNDPSSFQETRPGSSRNILHGTVVPPALSEKKAERPHLPTVLPSSLASIGSEKMPSAVNSTSNPFSSLLSSLVAKGLISSSKSDPVPSTLPKPDQPMDDVPETASTSSAPVSSVPVTLSKPIVSARDEPYSSESTLKASDRLALPTEKIKHLIGFEFKPDVVRKFHPDVISDLLCDLPHLCIICGCKLKFQEQLDRHMEWHASKVPEDDPMSKMSRSWYTNVVDWVAEVGSTHLDSSPLDIGGSGDILESNEPLVPADESQCACILCGELFEDFYNQEKGEWMFKGALYLTIPSPNEGLGATSDGLFLSPIVHSDCISEDTMNDLGLAYDIKMGLDLLLLKVSCQHCFPYHVPDLL, encoded by the exons ATGGAAATGGAGAGCACACGAAGATCGTTTGATAGATCTCTCTCGAAAGAACCGGGACCGAAGAAGCCTAGGCTCACAGAGGATCCTGCCGCAGCGGATCGAATCGCCAATTGCCGTGCCGGATTTGTGCAACGTCCAGCTGTTTCGAACCCTGCCGTCGGAGGAGGCCCGAGGGCCCAGAAGGACCGGGATTCGGAGAGTAGTGATTCTGTTCGGGGGCCCTTTCAACACCAGTCAGCGGCGCAGTTGCATCAGGAACTGGTGTCTCAGTACAAGACTGCGTTGGCTGAGCTGACTTTCAATTCCAAGCCCATAATAACCAACCTGACGATTATTGCCGGCGAGAGTTTGCCTGCGGCCAAGGCCATTGCAGCGGCTATCTGCAACAATATTATTGAG GTTCCTAGAGAGCAAAAACTGCCGTCTCTGTATCTACTGGACAGTATTGTGAAAAACATTGGGAGAGATTACATAAAACACTTCGCTTCCAGATTACCAGAG GTCTTCTGTAAGGCATACAGACAGGTCGATCCTTCAATACACCAAGGTATGCGGCACCTCTTTGGCACCTGGAAGGGAGTCTTCCCTCCACAGTCACTTCAACTGATTGAGAGGGAGCTTGGATTCACCTCTGCAGCTAATGTTTCAGCAGCTCCTAGAACTGAAACACAAGCTCAACGTCCTGCACATAGCATTCATGTAAACCCTAAGTATTTGGAGGCAAGGCAGCGACTGCAAACAAGCAGG TCTATCGAGAAACATCAAAGAGATCAAGTAAGTGATACAGCTCGTGAGAAAAGTTCTGGTGTACCATTTGCGGATTCTGATTATGGTTCTGGTGTCTTGGGGCGTTCGGGCTTGGGAAGTGGAAGGATGACAGAACACCTTAAAGAGCCTGGATATGACAGGACCTGGGATGAGTCTGGCAGTGATATGATTGGGATGCCACATCAAAAGAATGGTTTTGGTCTGAAGCATGGATCAGAAAGCTATATTACCCATGAGCCAGCAAATTTTGACTTAGATCTACAGCACAAGAAAAATATATCCAGTAGGAACACAAATGGGATGAGGGATAACTGGAAAGACTCTGAGGAGGAAGAGTATACCTGGAGCGAGATGAACACTAGACCAACTGTAGCTGATGCTCCAACTAAAAATCAATGGGCACCAGCCAATTATGATAGAATG GATTTTGAAAGCCATCTCTCAGGGCATCAAAATATACATGATATTGGATCAAGGGATGATGATGAAGTCTCAGTTGATTCCATTTCCATGGATCGTAGTCAAGTGGCATCTGGGGCTCAAGTGCCATTGTGGTCACAAAAGTTTCACCGACCAGAAGAAAGCATGCATTTAGGGACTGGTAAAACCTTATCAGTTCAGTCTGAGGGATATCCAACTCGGCTGAAGAGCTCCCAAAGTACAATGGGCAAGACCCATTCTCAGTCACAGCTCAGTCAAACTCATATTGGAACCCCAAGCTTTAAGTTCCCAATGAACGAAGCACCTTTATCTAAAGCATCTATGAGTCAAGAGCGACAGACTCTTGCCCCTTCATCCTCAGCACGATCATTAGTGCATCAAC GCCCTCCTACAGATCCTAGAAGGCGTCCAGGGCAAAAGAACACGAACTATCGTGACCAAGTTCCAGAGGATCCTCCTATGCCAACCCGAGAAGTTAATCAGGCCAGCACACAGAAGCCGCATCCTGCAAGTTTACGGTCTACACCTGCTTTGATGCCTCCCACTCAACAGAGGAAACACACTCCCGCTTCTCTACGAAGAAGTATTGAAGTCCCCCAATCTGAGTCTTCTGCGCCAGAACACCGCATGCCGTCACATATTTCAGGCTCTGAAACGATGGGGAATTCGTCTTCTGACCAATCAAATCATTTTACTGTTGATTCCCCTGGAAAATCCATTACTAGTTCATTAACAGGTAGCTTAAATGACCCTAGTAGCTTTCAAGAAACCAGGCCTGGTTCATCTCGAAATATTTTACATGGAACTGTAGTCCCCCCTGCACTTTCTGAGAAGAAGGCAGAAAGGCCACACTTGCCAACTGTGCTACCTTCTTCATTAGCAAGTATTGGTTCAGAGAAGATGCCAAGTGCAGTTAACTCCACCTCTAATCCTTTTTCCAGTCTCTTAAGCTCATTGGTTGCCAAAGGCCTGATATCTTCTTCGAAGTCTGATCCTGTGCCGTCCACCTTACCTAAACCTGATCAACCTATGGATGATGTCCCTGAGACTGCAAGTACTAGTTCAGCTCCAGTATCTTCTGTTCCAGTCACCTTGTCAAAACCTATTGTGTCTGCTAGAGATGAGCCATATTCATCAGAGTCTACTCTCAAGGCTTCTGACAGATTGGCCCTCCCAACAGAAAAGATAAAACATCTCATTGGTTTTGAGTTCAAACCAGATGTAGTCCGTAAGTTCCATCCAGATGTGATTAGTGACCTCCTCTGTGACCTTCCACATCTTTGCATCATATGTGGTTGTAAACTTAAATttcaagaacagcttgacagacACATGGAATGGCATGCATCAAAGGTTCCTGAGGATGATCCCATGAGCAAGATGTCAAGGAGTTGGTACACAAATGTAGTTGATTGGGTTGCAGAAGTTGGTAGTACTCATCTTGATAGTAGTCCTTTGGACATAGGAGGTTCAGGTGATATACTGGAAAGTAATGAGCCGTTGGTCCCCGCAGATGAGAGTCAATGTGCATGTATATTGTGCGGTGAGCTGTTTGAAGACTTCTACAACCAAGAAAAAGGCGAATGGATGTTTAAAGGAGCACTTTACTTGACCATCCCATCCCCGAATGAAGGACTTGGAGCAACAAGTGATGGTTTGTTTCTTAGTCCCATAGTCCATTCTGACTGTATATCAGAAGACACTATGAATGACTTGGGGCTAGCTTATGACATCAAAATG GGCTTGGACTTGCTGCTGCTGAAGGTATCGTGCCAGCATTGCTTTCCGTATCATGTTCCTGATCTCTTATAG
- the LOC121786309 gene encoding fructose-bisphosphate aldolase 6, cytosolic-like yields MSCYRGKFTDELIKNAAYIGTPGKGILAADESTGTIGKRFESIKVENTEDNRRALRELLFTAPGVLPFLSGVILFEETLYQKTAAGKPFVDVMKEGGVLPGIKVDKGTVELAGTDGETTTQGLDDLAKRCQQYYTAGARFAKWRAVLKIGANLPSQLAINENANGLARYAIICQENGLVPIVEPEILVDGAHSIEKCADVTERVLAACYKALNDHHVLLEGTLLKPNMVTPGSDSKKAAPEVIAEYTVRALQRTMPPAVPAVVFLSGGQSEEEATVNLNAMNAMKTKKPWSLTFSYGRALQQSTLKAWGGKVENVKKAQENFHGRCKANSEATLGTYKGGAAGSEGASESLHVKDYKY; encoded by the exons ATGTCTTGCTATAGAGGAAAATTCACCG ATGAGTTGATCAAGAATGCTGCATACATCGGTACGCCCGGGAAGGGCATCCTCGCCGCGGATGAGTCCACCGGCACAATCGGGAAGCGTTTCGAAAGCATCAAAGTCGAGAACACCGAGGATAATAGAAGGGCGCTGCGTGAGCTTCTCTTCACCGCCCCTGGCGTCCTCCCATTCCTCAGCGGAGTCATCCTCTTTGAGGAGACTCTCTATCAAAAAACTGCGGCAG ggAAGCCCTTTGTCGACGTGATGAAGGAAGGGGGCGTCCTTCCGGGCATCAAGGTCGACAAGGGCACGGTGGAGCTCGCCGGCACCGACGGCGAGACCACAACCCAGGGCCTGGACGACCTGGCGAAGCGGTGCCAGCAGTACTACACGGCAGGCGCCCGCTTCGCCAAGTGGCGCGCGGTCCTCAAGATCGGCGCCAACCTCCCCTCCCAGCTGGCGATCAACGAGAACGCGAACGGCCTCGCCCGCTACGCCATAATCTGCCAGGAGAACGGGCTGGTCCCGATCGTCGAGCCCGAGATCCTGGTGGACGGGGCCCACTCCATCGAGAAGTGCGCGGACGTGACGGAGCGCGTGCTGGCCGCGTGCTACAAGGCGCTCAACGACCACCACGTGCTCCTCGAGGGGACGCTCCTCAAGCCGAACATGGTCACCCCGGGCTCGGACTCCAAGAAGGCCGCGCCCGAGGTGATCGCGGAGTACACCGTCCGGGCGCTGCAGAGGACGATGCCGCCTGCAGTGCCGGCGGTGGTGTTCCTCTCCGGAGGGCAGAGCGAGGAGGAGGCGACCGTGAACCTGAACGCGATGAACGCGATGAAGACGAAGAAGCCGTGGAGCCTGACGTTCTCGTACGGGAGGGCGCTGCAGCAGAGCACGCTCAAGGCGTGGGGAGGGAAGGTGGAGAATGTCAAGAAGGCGCAGGAGAATTTCCATGGCCGCTGCAAAGCTAACTCTGAGGCCACGCTCGGGACTTACAAGGGCGGCGCCGCCGGCAGCGAGGGCGCTTCCGAGAGTCTCCATGTTAAGGATTATAAGTATTAG
- the LOC121785998 gene encoding trihelix transcription factor PTL-like, giving the protein MEDQYGMGDLREYIDSAGRPLFPAISQPPDFLSCHRPSSYPYDMLIFRPPPDAAAAAPSAAAAGFDSGAGRWPRQETLTLLEIRSRLDPKFKEANQKIPLWDEVSRIMSQEYGYQRSGKKCREKFENLYKYYKKTKDGKAGRQDGKHYRFFRQLEALYGDATATNSPSTNYPYNFPNQEPYYPLSKDSCDCDTTSSHCTDSEAAAAEEDERVRKRRGKMRSLKASIEEKMRAMAEKQDAWMEKMTRAIEGKEEERMAREDQWRRQDAARIDGEHKMWAAEKAWIEARDAALMEAFNGLFERGLEPPRPQPPPFQLNGGGSAANDGLFKYLVGDSYQRL; this is encoded by the exons ATGGAAGATCAATATGGGATGGGAGATCTACGGGAGTACATCGATAGCGCCGGCCGGCCTCTCTTTCCGGCCATTTCTCAGCCGCCGGACTTTCTCTCCTGTCaccgcccctcctcctatccCTACGACATGCTCATCTTCCGGCCGCCGCCGGATGCCGCCGCCGCAGCGCCCTCAGCTGCTGCGGCCGGCTTCGACAGCGGAGCCGGGCGGTGGCCGAGGCAGGAGACGCTGACGCTCCTTGAGATCAGATCAAGACTTGATCCTAAGTTCAAGGAGGCCAATCAGAAAATCCCCTTGTGGGATGAGGTCTCTAG GATTATGTCGCAAGAGTATGGATACCAAAGGAGCGGCAAGAAATGCAGAGAAAAATTCGAGAATCTCTACAAATACTACAAGAAGACCAAAGACGGCAAAGCCGGCCGCCAAGACGGCAAACACTACCGCTTCTTTCGACAGCTCGAAGCCCTCTACGGCGACGCCACCGCCACCAATTCCCCCTCAACCAATTATCCCTACAATTTCCCCAATCAAGAACCCTACTATCCGTTATCCAAGGACTCATGCGATTGCGACACCACCTCTTCCCACTGCACCGATTCTGAGGCGGCCGCGGCGGAGGAGGATGAGAGGGTGAGGAAAAGGAGGGGGAAGATGCGGAGTTTGAAGGCGTCGATCGAGGAGAAGATGAGGGCGATGGCGGAGAAGCAGGACGCGTGGATGGAGAAGATGACGAGGGCGATCGAAGGGAAGGAGGAGGAGCGGATGGCGAGGGAGGATCAGTGGCGGCGACAGGATGCTGCGAGGATCGATGGCGAGCACAAGATGTGGGCAGCCGAGAAGGCGTGGATCGAGGCGCGGGATGCTGCGCTTATGGAGGCGTTCAATGGCCTTTTCGAGAGGGGGCTCGAGCCCCCTCGGCCTCAACCGCCTCCTTTTCAGCTGAATGGCGGCGGCTCGGCTGCGAATGATGGCCTGTTTAAGTACTTGGTTGGAGATTCGTATCAGAGATTGTGA